One Scleropages formosus chromosome 8, fSclFor1.1, whole genome shotgun sequence DNA window includes the following coding sequences:
- the LOC108937084 gene encoding oxysterol-binding protein-related protein 6-like, producing the protein MSGLEKTPPRNSGPTHSRNSSHSSRHSHMHSRDWEIMEDLQSELSTGSEHLQELSVPGLCEGFLMKKRKWPLNGWHKRYFVLEKGILRYGKTQQDVQRGKIHGSVDVSLAVMSVNKKSKRIDLDAGDNLYHMKAKREEIFYIWLTKLSAHRIFKKNEAIHAHQGVLHALSVGNGLPTIASLAQRNRVLPDMYPSSTSLYRMETLREDEPAGMTNKVSAWLEQNRESDQCAQELARCKMDLEELNQLVQKLNQLENSWPITSNELGHRISMQNLTLEKPKKKSGKIWGHSRTLSGVETGVFTSSHLRTSSTLGASLQSIPDYVYSQLSTPAVTSPEGRKIQQDICNVSQRLHTSLSSVFQALVQEREKLQQVWTGPDFRQATSHRLASLCTTLSEMEVQSRLTKVHSLSSSDSSDESFCTVRQEQPTPSLSRHPMRTPSLAESAAEYFDASEVLNCESSSENEASDESGLSDVTTSNSDPEELHAPVATVVYRSSISRADLPRALRADTGHRTALPAPCPDNSHIGLMTILYNNIGKDLSRVSMPVALNEPLCLLQRMCEDLEYSDLLDTASHTPDPYERMVYIAAFVISGYAWATYRNRYKPFNPVLGETYECVQEERGFRYVSEQVSHHPPISACHAESENFTFWQDQRFKNKFWGKSLEIIPTGMVNVTLPKFGDHYEWNKVVTCIHNVLSQQRWLEHYGEVLIRNINSTVCTCKMVFMKSRSWGSDNNVNEVQGQVLNEAGEVVHHFGGFWHEGIVCDTLPVPKCIWKPNPQPKNSYDYYGFSRMAMELNELIPEKQSMLPPTDTRFRPDQRLLEGGKVSEADKCKDEVEEKQRRRRKLLAKMGEEHVPRFFTKTLDKAGREVWVTNGTYWKIREEPGFASTENLDLWRTDQ; encoded by the exons ATGAGTGGCCTGGAGAAGACCCCCCCTCGCAACAGCGGGCCCACTCATTCCAGGAACAGCAGCCATTCATCTCGCCACTCCCACATG CACTCAAGGGACTGGGAGATCATGGAGGACCTTCAGAGCGAGCTGAGCACAGGTTCAGAACATCTGCAGGAACTGTCTGTTCCAGGCTTGTGCGAGGGATTCCTGATgaaaaagaggaagtggccACTTAACGGTTGGCACAAG AGGTACTTTGTGTTGGAAAAAGGGATCCTGCGTTATGGTAAAACTCAGCAGGAT GTTCAGAGAGGAAAAATCCACGGGTCTGTAGATGTCAGTCTTGCCGTGATGTCGGTTAACAAGAAATCTAAGCGCATCGACTTGGATGCAGGTGACAATCTGTATCACATGAAG GCAAAGAGAGAAGAGATCTTCTACATCTGGCTGACCAAACTCTCCGCCCATCGCATATTCAAAAAGAACGAAGCGATCCATGCGCACCAAGGGGTCCTCCACGCATTGTCTGTTGGTAACGGCCTGCCCACGATAGCCAGCCTGGCCCAAAGGAACCGGGTTCTACCAGATATG TACCCAAGCAGTACTTCACTTTACCGCATGGAGACTCTGAGGGAAGATGAGCCGGCTGGGATGACCAATAAGGTGTCGGCATGGCTGGAGCAGAATCGGGAATCTGACCAATGTGCACAAG AACTTGCCCGCTGCAAGATGGACCTGGAAGAGCTGAACCAGCTGGTTCAGAAGCTTAATCAGCTGGAGAACAGCTGGCCTATTACCAGCAATGAGCTGGGCCACAGGATCAGCATGCAG AACCTTACTCTGGAGAAGCCCAAGAAAAAGTCAGGAAAGATCTGGGGTCACTCGCGTACTCTTTCTGGGGTTGAGACCGGTGTG TTCACATCCAGTCACCTACGCACTTCATCGACCCTGGGAGCCTCTCTCCAGTCCATCCCCGACTACGTGTACTCGCAGCTCTCCACCCCTGCCGTCACTTCCCCCGAAGGCAGGAAGATCCAGCAGGATATCTGCAATGTGTCTCAGAGGT TGCACACTTCTCTGTCATCGGTGTTTCAAGCCCTGGTCCAGGAGCGTGAGAAGTTACAGCAGGTTTGGACGGGACCTGACTTTCGGCAGGCCACATCCCATCGCTTGGCTAGCCTGTGTACCACTCTCTCCGAG ATGGAGGTTCAGTCACGTCTGACAAAAGTTCACTCCCTGTCGTCTTCAGACTCCTCAGATGAATCCTTCTGCACCGTTCGCCAAGAACAG CCAACGCCATCCTTGAGCCGCCACCCCATGCGGACCCCATCTCTGGCTGAATCCGCTGCGGAGTACTTTGACGCCAGCGAGGTTCTCAACTGCGAGAGCTCATCGGAGAACGAGGCTTCGGATGAGTCGGGGCTCAGTGACGTCACTACCAGTAACTCTGATCCTGAAGAGTTGCACG CACCAGTGGCTACTGTGGTGTATCGCAGCAGTATTTCAAGGGCCGACTTGCCCCGAGCTTTGCGTGCCGACACAGGCCACCGCACAGCCTTGCCCGCTCCGTGCCCTGACAACAGCCACATCGGCCTCATGACCATACTGTACAACAACATCGGGAAGGACCTGTCCCGCGTTTCCATGCCAGTCGCACTCAACGAGCCCCTCTGTCTGCTGCAGAGAATGTGTGAGGACCTGGAGTACTCGGATCTGCTGGACACTGCCAGCCACACACCAGATCCTTATGAGAGGATG GTGTACATTGCTGCCTTCGTCATTTCTGGCTATGCCTGGGCAACATACCGGAACCGCTACAAACCTTTCAATCCCGTTCTGGGGGAAACGTACGAGTGTGTGCAAGAAGAGAGGGGTTTCCGCTACGTCAGCGAGCAG GTCAGCCATCACCCCCCAATCTCGGCTTGCCATGCAGAATCGGAGAACTTCACATTTTGGCAAG accAGAGATTTAAGAACAAATTTTGGGGCAAGTCGTTGGAGATCATCCCCACCGGAATGGTGAATGTTACACTTCCAAA GTTTGGCGACCATTACGAGTGGAACAAGGTGGTCACTTGCATCCACAATGTGCTGAGTCAGCAGCGTTGGCTGGAGCATTATGGCGAGGTGCTGATTCGCAATATCAACAGTACAGTGTGCACATGTAAGATGGTGTTCATGAAG TCTCGCTCCTGGGGCTCAGACAACAACGTTAACGAGGTTCAAGGACAGGTCCTGAATGAGGCTGGTGAGGTGGTCCACCATTTCGGTGGGTTCTGGCATGAGGGGATAGTCTGTGACACCTTGCCTGTGCCAAAGTGCATCTGGAAACCTA accctcagccCAAGAACTCTTATGACTACTATGGGTTCTCGCGCATGGCAATGGAATTGAATGAGCTAATACCAGAAAAGCAGTCCATGCTGCCTCCGACTGATACCCGCTTCCGCCCAGACCAGAG ACTTCTGGAAGGGGGCAAGGTGAGTGAGGCAGACAAGTGCAAGGATGAGGTGGAGGAAAAGCAAAGGAGGAGACGGAAGCTTTTGGCCAAAATGGGAGAAGAACATGTGCCCCGCTTCTTCAc GAAAACATTAGATAAAGCTGGCAGAGAAGTATGGGTCACAAATGGAACCTACTGGAAGATCCGTGAGGAACCAGGTTTTGCCAGCACGGAAAACCTGGATTTGTGGCGAACGGATCAGTGA
- the LOC108937107 gene encoding coatomer subunit zeta-1-like, with amino-acid sequence MDSGLLEPSLYAVKAVFILDNEGTRLLSKYYDLDLYPSQKERENFERNVFNKTHKADQEIAFLEGMTVVYKSSVDVFFYVVGSCQENELLLMAVLNCLFETLAQILRKNVEKRCLLDNLDGVFLVVDEIIDGGVILESDPQQVIQKVNYQADDRPLSEQSVAQVLQSAKEQIKWSILK; translated from the exons GAACCGTCTCTGTACGCGGTGAAGGCCGTTTTCATCCTGGACAATGAAGGAACTCGGCTTCTCTCAAAG tacTACGACCTTGACCTGTATCCCTCACAAAAGGAGCGGGAGAATTTCGAAAGGAACGTCTTCAACAAAACGCACAAAGCCGACC AGGAGATTGCGTTTCTGGAAGGCATGACCGTAGTCTACAAGAGCAGCGTTGACGTGTTCTTCTACGTGGTCGGGAGCTGCCAAGAAAACGAG CTCCTGTTGATGGCAGTTCTCAACTGCCTCTTTGAGACCCTCGCTCAGATCCTCAG GAAGAATGTGGAGAAGAGGTGTCTGCTGGACAACTTGGATGGCGTCTTCCTCGTGGTGGATGAGATCATTGATGGAGG gGTCATCTTGGAGAGTGACCCCCAGCAAGTTATTCAGAAGGTCAATTACCAG GCAGATGACCGCCCCCTTTCGGAGCAGAGCGTGGCTCAG gTTTTACAGTCTGCAAAGGAGCAGATCAAATGGTCAATACTGAAGTAA